A segment of the Carya illinoinensis cultivar Pawnee chromosome 1, C.illinoinensisPawnee_v1, whole genome shotgun sequence genome:
TATGCATATTTAACTGAGGTGCTGAAATTGTTATTGAAGTGACACACATCCTATGATTTTTTAGCCCATGACCACATCTTCCACCTTGCACTTATAGGTGGAGGAGGTGCCTTCAGAACTAGAGCTTTTTAGCAAGAATACACGCATGCATGTGAATATGGCTTTagatatatgtatgcatgcacacatgtacacacATATGTTTGCATGTACGTATGTATGCatttatacatgcatgcatgtttatgATGGTCCTCAACTCCTCAATCCATTACTAAAAGGCGCCTGGAAGTCTAGACCCTCCATAAAAGAGCCGTCTAGAATAGCTATGACCATGGTTGAGTGATTGTATACCATCTGAAGTTTGACTTCATTTCCATCAGTTTATTAAAGTCTTTTATACCAGCATAGGATGAAGAAGGCCAACAATCATCCAAGTGCCAGTACTTTTTCCCCATTATTTACAGATACCCGTCATTTTCCTTGATCCTCTTCTTGACAGCCACTTTTGCTTGATGCAAATATGCTATAACATTTCAAACATAAAATCTTCATGGTTCCAGATGATACAAACCCAATGGTGGTAATAAAACTGGTTGTGAAGGAACCATCGGAAAAGCGTAAAAGCAAACAACTCTTGCCCACACCTGCAGAGATTTCATCGGAATGTCAAGTAACcagaaaaaatatcaaatataatCCATTTCCACATTTTCAGGAACTTGAAGTGCTTTGTTCTAGTATATAATTCAGGTGGCTATGTGCAGATACTGTAGTCATGAACCAAGTCAATTATCCATTTGGTGAGTTAACAACCTAATGGTCAAGATCAGGCAATCCCTGACACTCGGACAACTAACAAAGAAAACCAGGAATCCACAAAACAAGGTATGGGAATTAAACGAGAGCTTGCTTTTGCATGATTGGGGAGTTCAAAACAAGACAGGAAACAAAAACTCTagattttaacattattaaGTATCTATTTGCAACAAAAAGTGTCGAAGTGAAAATCAACACGCATATCATGTCCAGTATCTTTCAAGCGAACCCATCAAAATTAAGCCCCATAGATCACCAACCAATAACCATCCACCCATTACGATTCCAGACACATTAGTGTACTCATCAGGATAAATACCCAATGCTTTTCTCTAAGTTAAGTactaaagagaaaaagaaaaccatgTAGGACAATACAGGACAAAGCTGAACAAAATCAAGAATCAACGGCCTAAAAGAAAGCGTGAAAAGTCGCATTAAAAATCACAGCAATCACGTATCATCGACAACCTAAGACCAATAAAATGAGATACATAACACATACTTTAACAACCCAAGGAAAGCACAACACATCTAGACTTATATTCCAGAAGTACTAAATAATGTTACAATTGGAGTGAGTCCCTTAGAATAATCACatgaacttcttcttcttctttattttataactataaccCCTTAGAATCAGTATAAGCTGAATTTTTTTGATCAGTCAGTACAAACTGTATAATCGCAATGACTCCTCTTCTCCAACGCGGAATGTCACTCGGAATTACACATACCAGTTGTTTCGCAAACCAAATGAAAAGCTGAAAGAGCACCCGTAATCGTCACAACCAAacttaaaacaaacaaacaaacaaacaaaaaatacagGGAGAAGATTAAAAATATCTCCAGTAGTCAAGTTTTCTATTGTACACGTTCTTTTCCTCCATTTTGTAAGCTAAccaaagaaggagaagaagaaaagctaaCCACTGTCGCCAATAAGGAGAAGTTTGATGAGGTAATCGTAATCGGCACGAGCCCTTGCTGGTGCTGCAGCCATCTATTTATCAACAACCCCCAACAACCACAAAATCGAtccctctctctgtctctgtgtgtgtgtgtgtctctctctAACCAAAAGTAGAATATATAAATGCACGAGCAGGACCGTACGAGATCTGAGATGGAAAGAGAGACGGAGGCGGAGAGAAAATGCTTTGGGCGCAGGTTAGCAAGTGGTCGGCTACAGATTCAGAGAGACGATCCGATAATTGTCTCTGTGAATTTTGGGGGTCTCGGACTCTCGTAATTTGGCCGTGTACAAAACGTGGGTGGTGGGTGCGGTACTGCTCTACGACGAGGAGTGGACCCTCGGCCTTGTATCGATGGTCTTGGATGCACATGATTTTCCCCACACACATGACGTGAGTGCAGAACGGTCTTTGGATCCGGACTGATTATAAGTGAaatattctctatttttttttctcaaatgggAATTGGATGGAAACATAGATATTATAGATTTATGTGAAGCTTACTTATTCTGTCTAACAATAATTAGAGTAATTATATGATTGAATTAAATAGTCTAATTAAACAcattacatttatatataattaattaatattttttattatttttagaattctaaaattataatcttggtataataaaaaatattaatgactACATTGACCTTAGataagatattattaatattttaattgagtGTAATTGAGAAATAGCTCGTCTAacatatttctttaagttgattattAGAGGACTGAAGAGTTCACCATCTGAACGATTTTGTGGTCAATCTAGTGGAGGAGTAAtcaaaagttaaatatttttttattaatttggacCAGAAGAGACCCGAAACCCAGCGGAGGTCTGCAAGTCTTATCTTCCACTTTTAAGACCCCGTATCTAGGCCGAAAGGAAGCCCAACTCTCTTACTGAAAAAAGTCCAGGTCCACTTTTTCTAAACATATCGCAAGcgagtaaataaataataagttttgCCGCTCATAGTCTGTGtatcacatattatatttatttttattattttttatttttttaaaatatattttaattttattctttttaaactaatcgagttattatattcatcatctatacactatatatttaataagtaaaaaaaaattaaaaattaaaaatcatacgTGGTATATTGTATAGAAATGAtttgtagaatttttcataaataagtGATCATTGAGTTGGAAATCACTCACCCTCAAAAACTATCTACAAGTATCGACGTGGCTTCATAGGAATTGGAACTGCCTAGTGCCTACACTAAAATTCATATAACCCCAAGGAAGCACAAAAATCACAAGAGCATCTGTATTACGCATATTCCACTATTGCTGCTAACATCAACATGCATTCTTTTCTGCTTTTAACTGAAAGAAAGTAGAAAGGGCAGAGGAAGGgaatgttaaaaaagaaaatcgtACTTTGAGGGTATATGCTGAGAACATGCTCcaccccctcctctctctctacacCTACAAAAGGGCACTCACAGACCCAAGTTTCATCACACACAGACTATAAACTGGTCTTCCATCGTCCCTTTCCCCTTTGCTATCTAAACTCTTATTCTTATCGTAAATCCATGGTTATGGAGGCTGGCAGTAGCAACAACAATGGCGACGAGGACGAAGAAGAGGAGTGTGATCCTGAAAGTTAGGTGGGCGATGACTGTGATGGGAAACCTGCAGTTTTCAGGGCAACTACAATCTTTGGCAATGTAATGTGCAACTCGCTCGAGACATAATAATGGCCTTTAAATGCTAGCTGAAGCTGTTTGGATcgaagtaatgttatatataatcatgaaaTATGCAAGAGTCAtatagtcattttgaaaaagaaaaaatctattcatcattttaattctcatcatcatatgatattaaatgataggttcacaaataaaatataataaataatttacaatcgtctaatgtcacatcataagatgataaaaattaagatgatgaataatattactttttgaaaaataataaaatttactattaaaaaattaattttcttttcatgtaaatctcatctttaattttttttttcaaaataagtacGGCTTGCATATTCATAATTGcaagtatcatttttctttttaatataaaaaaatcaattgtgTTTTACTAAGGGCTACCAGCTTATCATATTATTAGGGATCCTAGTTTTTTGCTTTTCCCTGTCCATTTTACTAATTATGAGAATTACAAATCATACAGATACTTAAATGATTAAGGTTTTgtttagataataaaataattccaGATATTtcgtgaatagtagtaaaaaagtaataataaaatattaaataataataaacagtaatacaaaatagtaaaaaatagattgaaaataataaatagtaatagaaTATTTCACTATCATATTgaattttgctacgtacaaacaaagtcgcgtactaatttacGTACCAATAatgattccttcatatttaaaatttaaattaacattatttttaataaaatttactttttaactaatcacattagattaatgTACATATGAATAATGCTCAGTTAtgcttacaactaaatttttcccaatccaaactaacaagcccaaaaatttagGTTGGCAGGGTTATTTAGGACCAGGTTGTGGATCTTCTATTTTATTAGTTGTTGGCTTCTTGTAGGAGGCCGAAGAAATTCAGATGTTTACAAGAACGTGCCCTATGCTTAGAATGGTGTATTTGACAATAACGTAACTCCCGAACATTTAAAATTTGAGGAAGTGCGGTGTATGAGTAATCAGTTAAAAACAACCATCTCCGGCAACCTCTAAAATTTGGATGGCGGTTGTGTGGTACCGCTGGTTTAATAGACTTGAAAGGCTCCTGCTCTTTTTAATCTTGTTAGTTTCATGTTTCCTTTTTTACCCTTCTTCGTGTCCTTGGGTTGTGCGCCCTTTATGCCTTTAATAAAAGGctttagttttttatatagaaccaagatgaaataattattaaacaaaaagtaCAAGATTAAGCAAACGTAGCACCTTTGCGATAGCGTGACAGCCAAAAAGCAACattagagcatccccatccggtttCCTATATCATCCCCATCCCTAAATTTTGGAGAAAATTTTAGGGATTTGCTCAGTTTTGTGTCTCCATCCGGTTCCCCATTTTGGAGTTTCCGTTTAGGGTCTGTACAGGAGTTCCCCATAGATGGGGAACGACTGTACATCCCCATCGCATCCCCATCCCCAACGATTTTCCTTTCCCCCCCGCGTCTTCCTTCTCTCTTGCTAGGGTAAACCGTTGGCCCCTCCCTCTTGCGCTCCACCATTGATTGCAGGTCTCCATCGGCACGCACGGTAAGATCTCCACAACCCTTGAGCTTCACCTTGAGGTCTTCTTTTCCCCTTTCGCTCGGCtgtgatatttggaaaatttGGGGGAACTCTGTGATTCATCTTGATAATTGCATTCGGCTCTCTCGTTGGGTACGAATTTCTTTGGGGATTGCATAATACTTTCACCGTTTGGCTGCCGAGAAAGTGTTGTTGATTTCTCACGGAATTTTTTCCATGCAAAATGACGAAGCTcatgtttgaaaatttcttattattctGATCCATTGATTGAGTTGATGTTGAGAAAATACAACACACGATTGTGGGTTTAAGTACTTCCTGCTGTGTTGGGTTGTTGGTTTTGAggatattttatttgagtatTGCATATTCATTGATTTGGTGTTTGGCTGCCGAGAAAATTTTGCTGGGTTTCGCacggattgttttttttttttggatttttgtctCATCTTTTACCATTTATAATTTGTTGATGCTTCCGGTTGACAAGCCGAGATGCTCTGGTTGCCATTGTGGCTTTGGTGACTTCTTGGTGTGTTGGGTTGTTGGATTTGAGGAGAATTTGGGGGAGTTTGTTGGtatggaatggattttgaggcTTGAGAAATCTGTTGCCCTTATTTATGTTGCCATTTTGTGATAGAATATTAGTTGTGATTCCTCAACTACTGTTTAAGCTGTAGCTTGACCATgcatgtgcttttttttttttttctttttagtaagAAACTTCAATGAAAAGTGAATAGAATGCCTAGTGTGTACTTTGGAATATGTTTCTGAGCATTGCCACTTTTTGTGTTACCATTGATCTGGAATATGTCTTTTCCTTGCTAGTTGAAACCACATACCATAATCACTGTGTTGGTGGGTTAATTACCTTCGAAATACGTATCCCCATCCCTTTTCttattgcatattcttgtgtttgTGTATATGCTATGTTACAGGAGTTCTTCGAGGAGTCTAGCTTGTGATCATTGCACATGTTCATTTTTTGACTCTATAATTCTTGATTCATCAGCTTCTAAACCTTGTGAAAGGACATTATTATTtctactttatatatattacattgtgGCTTAAAATtgatgtacttataaaaaaaaagtaaaaaaaatttatttaggtTGTTGGATAATAGTATACACCTTTTGCACCGTGTAGATCCTATAGCTAGAtctcttgcctattcttatgatcaatacaaTCTTGTTGGATAATAGTATTGTGGTTGTGACAGTTTCCTTGTAGTTTGCTTGAATTTGTGCAATCTTTTTGGATTCTTTGCAGTTATTCATATATCTCGGGGGAGGGGACATATTAATAGGCTATGATGATGGTTATAGTGCTGGTAGGTCACTAGTGTATTAGGGGACCCATCGATATGGCGGGGTAATCCTCATTCGGATGaccatattgcagtttgtggtactttccacaaaaggcaattGGGGTTCGAGTggggttttgcagccattcgatgTTCGCCACCTTACTTACGCATGCTGAgcatatttacaccattctgagccctttgtcatattaaattatgttatattaataatGTGGAGctggatggggatgctcttataTAAATTTCCATGATCTGCATGCTGATGATGTTGGTGTTTTGTATTATGTTTTGATAACTGAATAAATGTATAAACTCAACCCCCGAGGTTGTGATGATGACAACCGCATGTAGGGATACATCATATAGATTGCCATCTCCTCAGTGGCTAGGTAACCCGGACGGCATCCAAGTAGTGGCAACCGGTTGTTGCAGCCATGAGTGGGTGGCAATCTTATCTTTTGTAACCCATTCGGTTCCTGAGCCTTGATCAAAAACCAAACATTGTGGTGATATCTTTTCTaatctctatatatttttttagagatggattcacaagacTTGACTAGTATGTACTTCACGAACCTCCTTagtcaagatcctcaactcgacCCCACTTACGGTGGGCAAAGTGGAAGTTCTCCGTTAACCCTGCATGACTCTCCAACCCAACCCCCTAACGAGCCCATCGGCGTTAGGAAATCAGTGAGGGGTGCGAATTTCACCCCCGAAGAAGACAAATTACTTGTCTCCGCTtggctaaattgtagccttgatgccGTTCAGGGAACAGATCAAAAATACTCCCAACTCTGGGAAAAAATTTTTGAGTACTTCCAGCAATTTAAAGAAACCACAACTGAGCGGACAataaaatctctaattcatcggTGGTCGGTTATCCAAAAGGCCACGAACaaattttgtgcgaaactagcccaagttgaagggttaaatcaGAGTGGCATGACCGACCAAGACAAGGTAAAAATTCGATATCCTTCTTGTTTTACTCTAAAATTTCTTATCTTCTACATTGGTttaacatttgttttttttttccatgcaagTTCGACAAGGCCAAGGTTATGTACCAAGCGCTAGAGAAATGCTCTTTCCAATTTGAGCATTGCTGGCACCtgttgaaggaccaacctaagtggatttggcgcaccacaaaggaggatccaaaACGAAGGAAGACGATGTCCCCATCCCCGACCCCAACTCGATGTTCTGGCGCTACAATTGATTCAGCTTTTGATATGGAGGCGGATGAAGTCATGGAAAATGAAGTTATCGAGTTGGACCGACCAATTGGGAGgaaagctgagaaaggaaaacgaaaggccCAAAGCAAGCAAGCAGAGGAAAATTTCCAACTCaggaagatgaagtatactcttttggaggagtcacgcgctcaggagaaagagttttatcgaATGAAGGCCGAGAAGATTGAGTAtgacaaggaaaaagaggaaaaaaaattacgcCTTGAGGATGAACGACTGAGGTTGGAGGCCGAGAAGATGGTAATTGAGAGGGAAAAGGAGCTCGCCAAAATTCGTCAAGAGGACGAAAGGTTAAGGTTGGAGGCGCAGAAAGTGGAGCTAGCCACGAAAGAAAGTgatcagcgcattatgatgatggacgTGAGTGGCATGCCTGAACTGCAGCGGTTATACTTCCAGCAACTCCAGAGGGAAATCATGGCGAGACGCAGTACTTCTCAAGATTGAACttcttgttttttaatattaccaAATTCAGTTGGCcatcttattttttgttctgaacaatgataaatgtataaaaagcatgtgattgtattttttaacattagtATTGTAGCTTCAATATGCTTGTGCAAGTAATatgttataataatttttatttttattaaaaataaaattttcatcatcaTATAGATTGCAAAGCTTATACTCAAGGAAAGGCATTACTAAAAGGGTTTTACCATTAACATAGTTACCAATTACACGAAGGAAATACTAATGCAAACTCAAAGCAAATTAAGTTAAACATAAATCTTAaataacatgaaggaaatacaaatgcatgccatatcAACTCAAACAAGAAGATCTAATAACACGAAGGAAAAGAGGTCATAGTTTGCATGCACTTATGCTAATGTTAGGAATATAATAaccattgatgttcaattagatcttcttggagctgatgatgtgccgagctatctctaatatgatgatgacgCTGGATGAAGTCCGTAAGCTCAATTGTATGATTGCGTGACAATTCTGGAagatcatcatcaagttgatcatactcaatgttcagactctcactatcatcacgttcgtcttcaatgatcatattatgtaaaataacacatgctttcataatatttgttaggtccttcactttgaacattcgggaaggtccacgaatgatagcaaatcgttgttgaagtaccccgaatgcacgctcgacatcttttcttgcggattcttgtgctttcacaaaatttttcttcttgttccctcgtggtgatggaatcgtcttcacaaaagttcgccacttgggataaataccaTCCGCAAGGTAATACCCCATAGTGTAGTCGTTGCCATTGATAGTGTAATTGACAGCAGGAGCACGCCCTTGAGCAAGTtccgtaaaaataaaagatctttctagcacattaatgtcgttatgtgaaccgggcataccaaaaaatgcatgccatatccaaagatcatatgaagcaactgcttctaaaataatagttggttcatgtatgtggccagagtacatacctttccacgctgcgggacaatttttccacttccaatgcatgcaatcaatgcttccGAGCATTTCTGGGAATCCTCGTTGTTCACCAACCAACAGCAATCGGGCTATATCATTAGCATTTGGAGACCGCaaatattcatctgaaaaaacaTTTACTATTGTCTCAGAGAATCTTTTTAGGCTCTCCATTGCAGTGCTTTCATCgatacgtatgtattcatccataaaatctccagtaacccCATACGCCAGCATTCTAAGGGCTGCGgttattttttgcatagaagataaaccgAGTCTTCCGGCATTATCTCTTATCTGGACGAAATACGGCTCGtaagactctacctcatttagaatacgaagaaataggggacggctcatccgaaatctccttcgaaatagattcgagggatatactgAATTTTCTGCGAAATAATCACGAAATAGGCGCTCGTGCCCCTGGGCATGATCACGCCGAATAAACTTACGTGGTTGCCTATTGTCACGCTGCCTCGATGACTGTCCATCGACCTCCTCAGTATGaacatcgctatcatcttcagagGATACGTATGTCAATAATTTGCGAAAGAAGGTACGAGCCATTTGATGAAGGGAGTGGGAGATGAAAGGATAGAATAGAATCTCTGCTCTATAAATGAAATAAGACTtgagtttgtgagaatgtgaatgttagcaatatgctaatttatagaggaaaaagttaccgttacactacaaacaaaaaatgttaccgtttgagagaagacaaaaaaagttaccgttagagaaaagacaaaaaatattaccgttggaaatatgacaaaaaatgttaccgttgtaaaaaggacaaaaaatatgACCGTTAGAGAAAGGACAGGTAATATTaccgttacaaccaatttaaaaaaattaaacatcaatacgtgactacggatcctcattaatctttaattgataaagagtactcttctaaataaaatttccaTCACGTACGAAAAtggattaatttattaataaaatttactatttttataatacgattaatgatttgaaaaaatactgtattgggtagtcaaaatcatataaatatttagtagaaagtgatatttgaaaaaaagataataagacaaaagagttattAGTtaggattgtaaatggaagagagagaataaagtaataaaaaaagaatagagaaatattatttaatagaatagagatagggatggggaatgggatgtaggaggtttttagaagatgaataaaatttagggataaatttgaggaaatgtgattttgagttaaattatagggatggggATGGGaaaccggatggggatgctcttacaGGTTCCCATTGATTACTTTAACCCAAAATGAAACATTACAGCGTTCCATTGATGTGGGTAACAACGCActacccacaaaaaaaaaaaaaaaagcatcaatcaaaTGAAACATAGAGCTGATCTATATTAGGAAGTTCGAAATACATCATATAACTCATCTCAAGCAGAAAATTCCAAATCATTCCCGAAAAAAACTCATCCTAATAAAAGAAACCAAGCACTTTACCACCAACGTTTTTTCTCCTAGCCTCTTCATGATCCATGATACCAGCAGAAGTTGTCAACACAATATAGCCAAACTACAATTTCCGAAAATGTTAAAAAGGTCAgcaaaataatactaaaaagaataaattaaagatGTAATTCACATTATTGCTGAATAACCTGACGGAAAGacctattatttatttatttatttttataggtgaaAAGTCCGATTATTTATTTCGGGGCCATaccaaagaattttttttagagctacaaaaattagaaattaactGATTGCCTTCCTTCCAGTTGTAAAGTACAACATAACATTATCAAATTGAAGTTGGATTTTAAATAGTAGGAAAGACATATCAAGACAACCTTGTAGTAGgttaacaaaaacaataatgCTACAACACTTTTAAGAAAAGCATTTATGAGAAGCTGCCGATGCTAACCTGTCTAGAGGGGAGCAACCTTGCAGTCCAGCCTTCAATCTCTTTGACACCTACATCAAATCGAGGACTAATAACCCCACATTTATTTAGCCTTCCATTAAGTTCGACAACAATTTTGCCAGACCTGTGGTCATCAACATACTCAAACTCCCCGATGTAACCTATAGAACAACACAAAACAGATAAagtgtaaaaatttataaaagttaccattctaaccaaaaaaattaaacaaagatAATCCACGCCTACTATACCATGCTTCTGCATAACCAGAAGGAATTTGATGATCACTTTTGAGGATGGCCTGATCATGACCTGGCGCTTCCCACGTTTCTCCGCATTGTACATGCTCTTAAGAGCATCATTCAATACACTAACTCGCACCATTGTTTCTGATACATATTGGAGTAAAATGACCACAAGGAATTAGAAAGCAAACCAGATATGGTTAAAGGAGGGATCAAATTGAATTTGCCTACTTCAATTGTTGTTAGACAATTAGATAAACAAATCAAACTtccaattaactaatatatgttTCAAGTTCTTCCCCGGCCCTCCCTCTAGGGAGATGGACCCTGGTATACAACCAGTTGCTTGACAAGGTTTATCTCAAATCTTAGGGGCAGGAAAACCTCATTGTACCTagttatttcatatatttgtttCAAACAGATAAATAACTCGCCATAGCCCGCCAGTTAGTTGTGCTCTAATCCACCGATCAGCAAACTATTTTCCTATATTTTCGATTTCTTTACATTTTCCCTAGCAACCAAACAAGCCAGGTATCATACCAAAAAGCACGTATAACTAAAGCCAGAGATCAGTAACAATAAACAACTAAACAAGCACCCACGTATAAAATGATGCAATAACAAGGTATAAAATCAGATCGAATCGAAAACAATAGAACAGAGATCGATCCCAGAGGAAATAATGtgaaagaatttgaagattagTACGTATTTGCTTGGTTTTTGCATACCGTATAGGAAGTAGAGAGTTGAGCGGAAGCGCCTCCAAGACCGACGAGTACTTAGGGTTTCTTGGGggtgtagagagaaaaaaagtgcGGAAACCCTCGTGGCTATATTTGGTTTAGAAAAGTCGTTGATTTACTAACTTACCCCTAGAACTAGGGCTCCAA
Coding sequences within it:
- the LOC122301247 gene encoding uncharacterized protein LOC122301247; translation: MARTFFRKLLTYVSSEDDSDVHTEEVDGQSSRQRDNRQPRKFIRRDHAQGHERLFRDYFAENSVYPSNLFRRRFRMSRPLFLRILNEVESYEPYFVQIRDNAGRLGLSSMQKITAALRMLAYGVTGDFMDEYIRIDESTAMESLKRFSETIVNVFSDEYLRSPNANDIARLLLVGEQRGFPEMLGSIDCMHWKWKNCPAAWKGRAPAVNYTINGNDYTMGYYLADGIYPKWRTFVKTIPSPRGNKKKNFVKAQESARKDVERAFGVLQIVTQSYN
- the LOC122290484 gene encoding 40S ribosomal protein S15a-1; translation: MVRVSVLNDALKSMYNAEKRGKRQVMIRPSSKVIIKFLLVMQKHGYIGEFEYVDDHRSGKIVVELNGRLNKCGVISPRFDVGVKEIEGWTARLLPSRQFGYIVLTTSAGIMDHEEARRKNVGGKVLGFFY
- the LOC122290474 gene encoding trichohyalin-like; the protein is MDSQDLTSMYFTNLLSQDPQLDPTYGGQSGSSPLTLHDSPTQPPNEPIGVRKSVRGANFTPEEDKLLVSAWLNCSLDAVQGTDQKYSQLWEKIFEYFQQFKETTTERTIKSLIHRWSVIQKATNKFCAKLAQVEGLNQSGMTDQDKFDKAKVMYQALEKCSFQFEHCWHLLKDQPKWIWRTTKEDPKRRKTMSPSPTPTRCSGATIDSAFDMEADEVMENEVIELDRPIGRKAEKGKRKAQSKQAEENFQLRKMKYTLLEESRAQEKEFYRMKAEKIEYDKEKEEKKLRLEDERLRLEAEKMVIEREKELAKIRQEDERLRLEAQKVELATKESDQRIMMMDVSGMPELQRLYFQQLQREIMARRSTSQD